AGCCTGGGCCCCCTGATTAATAATGGGCTGGCGCATAGATGGGGTCAGTATGTTACACCCGATAAGAAATACTTGTTTTACACACAGGCAACGAGCGAAAAAGATTGTAAAATATATTGGGTCCGTTTTGATAAATTGCTGGAGAAGTTGAGAGCGCAAAATTAACTTTCGACTTTCAATCTCACGCTATCTACCTGAGACAGATCTATTACTTTAAAGCGCACAATCCTTTTGCTGGTTAAAGTCAAACAAATGAAGAGAATAATACTGATTGCGTTGTTGTTGCTCAGCATAAGCCTGCAAGCGCAGGACACCAGGGCTAAATTGACAAAACTGATCAATGATTTCAAAGCAAAATATCCTTCAAATGGACTCAGCATCGGCGTAATCCGCGATGACAGCATCTATTATTTTTCGGTCGGCAACACAGGAAATATTCCGATTACTGAACACACTGTTTTTGAAATAGGCTCGCTTACGAAATCATTCACAGGGCTGTTGCTGGGCCTGGAAATTGAAAAGAAACATATTGATAAAAATAGCTTTATCGACAGCTATTTACCGCAGGGAGTTCATTTGCGGCCGGGGATAAGGCGGAAGATTAAAATGACAGACTTAGGGTCTCATCAATCCGGGTTACCTAATTTCAATGATGACCAGTATATCATGGCGCTGTTCAAAAAAGATCCTGAACAGCCTTTCAGAAGCGCCAGCAAGGCTTATTTGTTCCAGGTACTGGAGAAAACTGATACTTTGGTGAATCATGGAACGTACGCTTATAATAATTATGCTGTTGCGTTACTTGGACAACTTTTGGCGATACGTTCTCACCAAACATATGCCGCGCTGCTGAAACACGCTGTTCTTGAGCCGATGCATCTGAAGAACACAACGTTAAATGACCCGGCCCAGGGAGCGTCGGTAGCCGGGCGTTTTGATGACAAAGGGGACGTTAAACCCGCGATGATCATCAATGCCATGACACCGGCAGGTGGTCTTCATTCAAACGCGATTGATATGATCAACTTCCTGAGAAAACAGTTATCCCCATCTAATGATCAGATGGGGAAGGCCATTAAAATGTCGCAGCAAACTTTTTATCGTGATAAGGAGTTGAGTGTAGGGTTGGGATGGGAGATGCAAAACGGAATGATTGAAAAAACAGGAGATACATGGGGTAACTCCAGCATGCTGAGCTTTGATCCGGAGAAACATGTGGGTGTTGTTGTACTTTCGGATCATCGGGATGCTCAGCTGGTGCAGGATATTACTGTTGCTATTTGGAAGGAAATAAAATAACAGGATATGCAACAATACCTCAAATAAGGGTTTTCATAGGTGATGGAGGGAGTGCGTTTACACTCCCTGTTTTGTATTACCGGAATAGTCAGGTGTCATCAGTTAAGCATAGCAACTTACTGGCCGCTGTCTAACTTTGCTTTCAGCACACTGGCAATGTTGGCAGGCACATTTGATAAAAGACGATAGCTGGTGGCTGCTTCAATATCATTAATAGTGGTTAAATAAGATTTCCAGTCGGAGCTTACACTATTATCATTGGGTGTATTTACCGCTATCACCCGTGTGCTTGTGGTAATACGTGCCAGGTCATTATCTCCCTTCGGCAATACCACTATTACTTTCCATATATTACTGGGTACGTTTACACGACCGTTATCAACATTACCGGCGCTGCCATTACTGCCACTGCCACCGGTACCATAGCTGCCCATTATAACATACGTTTCATTACCCTCTCTGACGAGGCTGCGGGTATAATTTTCAAGATTGGCCCATACATGACGGTTGTTGTTCGGCGCCTGAGGTATCATATTGGTCATCAGGAATGTAGTGGAATTAGCGGTAGCGTCAGCAGTTCTGTCGCCGGAAGGGCAATTGTGTCCTCTGTCAAAACCACTGCCACGGTAGCTGGAATTCGACACCTGGTACCATCCATCCGGCAGAGTAACATCCGCTCTGAAATCATTTGAACGGGAAATGTCACCAAGATCTGTATCCTGCAGATGCCAGCATACCCAGTTAGGTTCGCCTTTGTCGCGGCTGTAAGAAAGTTTAAAATAAACTTTATCCATCAGGTAGTTATTAATCAATACAATGGAAGGAGCTGCATCGGAGGGATTACCCAGCAATATATTATCATTATCACCGGGAACGGGTCCACCGCCACCTCCGGTGGTGTCGCCATCAGCTGTTATTATAAACGTGTCGAAATTTATTCGATTGACGCCACCGTCCGTTTTCCTGATATCAAACCGCACAGTACCACTGGCAGTATAGGCAAAGGTTGCCACCTGTAATTCGGTGGAAGAAGAAGTGATGGTTTGCCCAATCCTGCTATAGGAGGCGCCTCTGTCGGCTGACGCCCATAATTCCCAGTTGCCACTATCGTCTGTACCATACACTGCATGCTTAACTGATATGGTTATTTTGCCGGTGGTATTCACGTCAAATTTCATACTGACTATACCATTGTTACGAACTCTTACGGATGTTGCTCCTTCTTTGCGGTCATTGTCCAGCGTGCCGAGTAGTGCATCAGAAAGGTTCCAGGTGCCACTGCCAAGCGCTACATCGCCTGCAGCATAAAAGCGTTTAGTACCCTGTTCAAAATCTTCAGACAAAAGCTGCTTTGCTGTGATGAGCACACCCATCTTTGCTGTTTTGGGTATCGGTTCGGGTGTCACTATATCTTTCTTGGTACAAGCGGAAAAAATTACTGAAACGATTGTAACGTACAGTAGTACACTAGTGATTTTTTTCATGACATTTGGGTTTTTGGTTAGATAGTTTGTTTTTAGATATTGATTATTTATTTTCAGAAGATGGGTTTCAACGTAGTTTATCCGGGGATGCAATAAAAAAGATATAGTCTTACGCTACACTAATAAAACGATGATAAACAGGAAACCTCCTACCGGGTAATAATTAAATAATATTGGAAAAAAACTGTAGCTTATGATGAGTTTATCTATTCGCTGAAATCAATAATATAGTTGGGATACTTATAACTATTGTAACGAGATAGAAATAACTACTTTATGAAGACTGAATTCCTTAATCCCGGAATCTTTAATTTTCGGATCAGACCGTGGATCATTATTTTTATCCTGCTGTCTTTTGTTCTCCGCGCGCAGGGCCAATCATTCGAATGGACTACTGCATCGCCGGAAACAGAAGGTTTCTCTTCTCAAAAACTCCACGCCATGCGGGACACGCTCGCGGCGCATAAAACCACATCGATCCTGGTGATCAGAAATGATAAAATCATCCTGGAATGGTATGCTCCGGGATGGGAATATAAGCAGCATGGAACGGCATCGCTCGCCAAAGCGTTGGTGGGTGGTATGTCTTTGCTGGTAGCACTGAATGATGAACGAATGCAGCCGGATGATCTGGCCTGTAAATTTATTCCCGAGTGGAAAAATGATTCGCTGAAGGCGAGGATCACTATCCGCGAATTAGCCACGCATAGTTCGGGCCTTGAAGATGCAGAAGTGACACAACATGATCTGGACATTGCCAAATCACAAGGCATCGTCATTAAGAATGCACATATGGATATTCCGGGCTGGAAAGGAAAATTCTGGCGAAAAGATCCTGATCCATTTACCATTTCACGTGATCAGGCTCCCGTTCTGTTTATACCTGGATCGTCTGAAGCATATTCAAATCCGGGTATGGCCATGCTGGCTTATGCTGTCACTGCCAGTTACCGGGGTACACCATATAAAGATCTGCGTACGCTGCTGCGAGATAAGGTTTATAAACCGATTGGCCTGAAGGATGATGAATGGCATATAGGCTATGACAAAACTTACACTGTGAATGGGCTTGACCTGGTTGCCAATTGGGGCGGCGCCAGTTTTACACCGCGTGCAGCCGCAAGAATAGGCAGGTTGATGTTGAATAAAGGCAATTGGAACGGACAGCAATTGATTAAATCAGGCTGGGTGGAACAGGCGGTGAGATATGCCAATACCCCCGTTCCTGATAGAAGAGAAGATGCCTTTACCCTTGCAAGCGGCCTTGCCTGGTATACCAATTTTGACGGAGCCTTCCCGAATGCACCAAGGGATCTGTTTATGGGATCAGGAGCTGGAAATCAGACATTGATCGTTATTCCCGGCATGCAGTTGATTGTGGTTCGCAATGGAGAGGACATGCATGACGAACAGAAGGGGGAACCCTATCACTATGGGGTAGTCAATTATCTGGTAAACCCGCTGATGGCCGCATACGATACACCGCCTTATCCTAAAAGTGACCTGATCAGTCAGGTGTTGTTTGCACCCGCGTCTTCCGTAGTTCGTAAAGCCTGCGACAGCGACAACTGGCCGGTGACCTGGGGCGACGACGACAGCCAGTATACGGCTTATGGCGATGGTGCCGGATTTGATCCGAAAGTGGATGGGAAGCTGAGTCTTGGTGTAGCAAAAATCTCCGGTGGCCCCGACGATTTCCGGGGAACCAATATTCGTTCCGCTACCATTGAACAGGTTGGCCATGGTCGCGTTGGCAGGAAGGCCAGCGGAATACTGATGGTAAATGGGGTCTTGTATATGTGGCTTAGAAATGTAAACGGAAACGGAGAGGAATCGCAGCTGGCCTGGTCAGAAGATCATGGTGTTACATGGGCGTATAGCGACTGGAAATTTACAACAAGCTTTGGATATCCGACATTTCTGAATTTTGGGAAAAATTATCAGGGCGCCAAAGATGATTTCGTATATGTTTATTCACATGATGAACGAGATGCCTATAAGCCGGCAGATCACATGGTGATGGCCCGTGTTCCCAGGAATAAAATTTTAGATCAGCGGGCATATGAATTTTTCCAAAAGCTGGACCTACATGGAAAACCGGTTTGGGAAAAAGACCTGGCCGCCCGTGGGCCTGTTTTTATCCATCCCGCGGGTTGTTGCAGGTCATCTGTTACTTATGACGCAGGGCTTAAACGCTATCTCTGGTGTCAGATAGATCCCTATAGCAAACATCCGCAGGGGAGCCGGTTTCAGGGAGGATTCGGCATCTATGAATCAACGCAGCCGTGGGGACCCTGGCGTACCGTATTTTATACGAGGGACTGGGATATGGGGCCTGGGGAAACAGCTTCACTACCTGCGCGATGGATGAGTAAGGATGGAAAGACCTGCTATTTGCTGTTTTCAGGTAATGATTGTTTTTCTGTTAGAAAGCTGGAATTGGTGGTGGAGGAAAAGTAGAAAAGGTGTATGCTGCGGATACTATTCAATATACCTGGTATAACTATCCCCCGCATTTTTTAATATTCCCATAACATTCATCCCCAAACCCTTTTATATTTTTGCTCCCAATCATCTTAATCCTTAATTACTCATCGTGCACACCGTATTGGCCATACAACAAGGCAAGGAAAAAGCCTTCCGGCAGTTATACAGCCAATACCATGACAAGCTGTACTACTGGCTGCTTGGCAAAATGAAATCTGAATATTGGGCGCAGGAACTGGTGCAGCAAACCTTTGTGAAATTATGGATATCCCGGGAGAATCTTTCAACAACAATCAACATCGATATACAGCTGTTCCGTATTGCCCGCTCCCTGATGATTGACCAGTTGCGCAAGCTGGCTAATGAAAGAAAGGTATTGCATCAGCTTCCCCCGGTGCAGGAGTCGGAAGATGTAGTATGGAATAATTACAGCGCCAAAGTTACCCGGCAAACTATAGAACAAATTATCAGTGAGCTGCCTGAAACCGCCCGGCAGGCTTTTCGCCTGAGCAGGGAACGTGGACTGACCTACCATGAAATTGCCAGCGAACTTTCCATCTCCCCAAAAACTGTAGAATACCATATTTCAAGGGTGCTAAGCCTTCTCCGCAAGTCGCTGACCGTTATTTTACTGGCGCTTTTCCACTAATTCACAGCTGCCAATGTTACCAAATTGTTATGCGCCAGGGTATTTTCATTTTTAAACGAACTTATATCAGAACACCGGCCAATGAATATATCGCAGCAATTAATAGACAAATTTCTGAGTAACCAATGTAGTGCGGAGGAAGCAGATTTTGTAGTACATTATTTTGAAGAGCATCCGGAGGCATTGGAAGAATATATAAACGAAGAGGAGTGGCAGCATTTTAAAAATACTGCGCAATTACCCGTGGATACTGAACAGGAAATGTGGCGCGAAGTAAAACGACGAGCCTTCCCGGCTTCCGGTATACGCAGGATGGGGTGGGTGCGTGCCGCAGCAGCGGTAATGTTATTGCTGGCTGCAGGCAGCACCTGGTGGATATTAAAACAGACACAGCACAACTCCCTGCCGGTAGTAGCTTTACAACAACCGGCAGCATTGCCTTTAATACATACCATTACCAATACCACACATAAAAGCAGGCTATTGCAACTGGAAGATGGTTCAGAAGTAACGCTGTTGCCCAATAGTATCCTGCAATATCAGCAGCCTTTTGGAGCCGCTCAAAGACAGCTGCAACTAACCGGGAAGGCGTTTTTCAAAGTTGCGCAAGACCAGCAAAAACCTTTTGTAGTAACGGCCGGCGGCCTCACCACTACCGTGCTTGGCACCTCTTTCTGGATCACTGCTTATGACAGTACTGCACAGGTGCAGGTGCAATTGATCAGTGGACGGGTGGTCGTAAAAAAAGATACCGCCAATGCAGGGCATTCGTTTAGCCCTGTTTACCTGTCGGCAGGACAACAACTGGTATTCAATCAGCAAAATGAAAAAGCTATAGTGTCTGCAATATCTGTTCATAACAATAGAGTCGGCAACAGACAGTCCAATCAGGCAGATGGCCCATCCAAACTGGTGTTCAGCCAAACGCCTTTAATTGCGGTCATACGGCAATTACAGGAAAAATATCATGTTACCATTGCGTTTGATAGCGCGCAAATCCATCATATAAAATTCTCCGGCGCTTATACTACCGGGGAAGATGTAGGAGATATCCTTAAAACAATTGTACTGGTAAATGATCTTAAATTAACAAAAACAGCTTCCGGCTACCGTATAAACCAATAACCACCTGATTATTACAATCTGGTACCTGTAGGTACAAACAGCCCTGGTGGCTGAAGGGGAGATATTTTTTAAAAAATATGGAAATGACATCAAAATTGACACAGCAATTTTTACGAACAGGCAGCATCCTTATCTGCTTTCTGCTAGGCCTGCAACTGGCTGCGCTTGCGCAGGGTAGCATCAAAGGCATTATAAAAAATGAGCTGGGAGAACCTTTGCCAGGCGCCAATGTAATGCTGGCCAATACGACTACCAATTTCAAAACTTATGTACTCACCGATTCGCTGGGGCTGTTTCGCTTTACTCACATAGCTACCGGTAGCGGCTATACGATTGCTGTAT
The genomic region above belongs to Chitinophaga sp. 180180018-3 and contains:
- a CDS encoding serine hydrolase domain-containing protein, which gives rise to MKRIILIALLLLSISLQAQDTRAKLTKLINDFKAKYPSNGLSIGVIRDDSIYYFSVGNTGNIPITEHTVFEIGSLTKSFTGLLLGLEIEKKHIDKNSFIDSYLPQGVHLRPGIRRKIKMTDLGSHQSGLPNFNDDQYIMALFKKDPEQPFRSASKAYLFQVLEKTDTLVNHGTYAYNNYAVALLGQLLAIRSHQTYAALLKHAVLEPMHLKNTTLNDPAQGASVAGRFDDKGDVKPAMIINAMTPAGGLHSNAIDMINFLRKQLSPSNDQMGKAIKMSQQTFYRDKELSVGLGWEMQNGMIEKTGDTWGNSSMLSFDPEKHVGVVVLSDHRDAQLVQDITVAIWKEIK
- a CDS encoding DNA/RNA non-specific endonuclease, producing the protein MKKITSVLLYVTIVSVIFSACTKKDIVTPEPIPKTAKMGVLITAKQLLSEDFEQGTKRFYAAGDVALGSGTWNLSDALLGTLDNDRKEGATSVRVRNNGIVSMKFDVNTTGKITISVKHAVYGTDDSGNWELWASADRGASYSRIGQTITSSSTELQVATFAYTASGTVRFDIRKTDGGVNRINFDTFIITADGDTTGGGGGPVPGDNDNILLGNPSDAAPSIVLINNYLMDKVYFKLSYSRDKGEPNWVCWHLQDTDLGDISRSNDFRADVTLPDGWYQVSNSSYRGSGFDRGHNCPSGDRTADATANSTTFLMTNMIPQAPNNNRHVWANLENYTRSLVREGNETYVIMGSYGTGGSGSNGSAGNVDNGRVNVPSNIWKVIVVLPKGDNDLARITTSTRVIAVNTPNDNSVSSDWKSYLTTINDIEAATSYRLLSNVPANIASVLKAKLDSGQ
- a CDS encoding serine hydrolase, with product MKTEFLNPGIFNFRIRPWIIIFILLSFVLRAQGQSFEWTTASPETEGFSSQKLHAMRDTLAAHKTTSILVIRNDKIILEWYAPGWEYKQHGTASLAKALVGGMSLLVALNDERMQPDDLACKFIPEWKNDSLKARITIRELATHSSGLEDAEVTQHDLDIAKSQGIVIKNAHMDIPGWKGKFWRKDPDPFTISRDQAPVLFIPGSSEAYSNPGMAMLAYAVTASYRGTPYKDLRTLLRDKVYKPIGLKDDEWHIGYDKTYTVNGLDLVANWGGASFTPRAAARIGRLMLNKGNWNGQQLIKSGWVEQAVRYANTPVPDRREDAFTLASGLAWYTNFDGAFPNAPRDLFMGSGAGNQTLIVIPGMQLIVVRNGEDMHDEQKGEPYHYGVVNYLVNPLMAAYDTPPYPKSDLISQVLFAPASSVVRKACDSDNWPVTWGDDDSQYTAYGDGAGFDPKVDGKLSLGVAKISGGPDDFRGTNIRSATIEQVGHGRVGRKASGILMVNGVLYMWLRNVNGNGEESQLAWSEDHGVTWAYSDWKFTTSFGYPTFLNFGKNYQGAKDDFVYVYSHDERDAYKPADHMVMARVPRNKILDQRAYEFFQKLDLHGKPVWEKDLAARGPVFIHPAGCCRSSVTYDAGLKRYLWCQIDPYSKHPQGSRFQGGFGIYESTQPWGPWRTVFYTRDWDMGPGETASLPARWMSKDGKTCYLLFSGNDCFSVRKLELVVEEK
- a CDS encoding sigma-70 family RNA polymerase sigma factor, whose translation is MHTVLAIQQGKEKAFRQLYSQYHDKLYYWLLGKMKSEYWAQELVQQTFVKLWISRENLSTTINIDIQLFRIARSLMIDQLRKLANERKVLHQLPPVQESEDVVWNNYSAKVTRQTIEQIISELPETARQAFRLSRERGLTYHEIASELSISPKTVEYHISRVLSLLRKSLTVILLALFH
- a CDS encoding FecR domain-containing protein, whose amino-acid sequence is MNISQQLIDKFLSNQCSAEEADFVVHYFEEHPEALEEYINEEEWQHFKNTAQLPVDTEQEMWREVKRRAFPASGIRRMGWVRAAAAVMLLLAAGSTWWILKQTQHNSLPVVALQQPAALPLIHTITNTTHKSRLLQLEDGSEVTLLPNSILQYQQPFGAAQRQLQLTGKAFFKVAQDQQKPFVVTAGGLTTTVLGTSFWITAYDSTAQVQVQLISGRVVVKKDTANAGHSFSPVYLSAGQQLVFNQQNEKAIVSAISVHNNRVGNRQSNQADGPSKLVFSQTPLIAVIRQLQEKYHVTIAFDSAQIHHIKFSGAYTTGEDVGDILKTIVLVNDLKLTKTASGYRINQ